From the Nitrospirota bacterium genome, the window CTTTAAGAAATCCGTATTCGAAGGGGTGCTCGATAACGGAGAGAACATCGTATTCATGGGCGAAGGGAAGCTGAAGCAGTTTATGAACAGCGTGGCAAAGATGGTAGAGCCTGTAGAGCAGACTCAGGAACCTTTATCTGTTGAAGCGCCTGTAACCCCTCAACCTAACAAGGGGCATGAAAATCCCCCTATATCCCCCTTTTTAAAAGAGGAACTTGCCGATTCCCCCTCTTTAGAAGCAGACCTTAATGATCTATTTAAGACCGGCATATCATTCTTAGAGAAATTGAGCCAAGCTATCTCAGAGGGCAATTCACTAAAGCCGGCACTGTCCTCCTTTATTGAAAAAGACAAAGACACAGGCAAAGGCTACTTTAAAATACCCGTGCCGGATGAAGATACCATCAGCAAGGCCGTGAGCGCCTTCGGCAGGCTTTTGCAGGGGTTGAGGAAATAGACGGGACAGGAGGTTTAATTCATTAATGGAAAGAGGAATTCATGTGAAACCTTTTAATCTAATGGGTGCAGACGTGGGAGAACCGGCCATCTTCCTTATAGACCCTGCTACCAGTGTCATCGCATCTCCTGCCGTCCTTGGGTGCTCATCCGGAGGTTGCATATGCAGTCTCTCTTGTAAATACCATCAGGCCAAAATTAAAATTCGGCGCCATAATAGGGTCTTATGGATAGGCTGGAAAGATGGTAGAACAGATAACCGCTATGCTGAGTTCATTGAAACTTGAGATGTTTGAACCTGTATTAGTAAAGGGACATCTATGAGAAACAGATTTTCAGGCAATAGACCATCTAACTGATGAGATATTGAGAAAACAGAGAGATGCAGGATTAATGACTGCGTAGCATTTTTATTCAGATAACGTTCAAAGATTTTTAGGGTCTTATACATATCCATATAAACATAGTTAACAATACAAAGGGAAAAATATGCAATGTGCACTATGTCAAAATGAAGAGTTTGAAACTGTTTCTGAAGTAGATGCAAAATCGTCAGATAAATTACTTGTGTCTTTATGTAATAAGTGCGGCTTAATACAGCAAAATCCTATCCCAACGGCAGACGAGTTGAGAGCATACTACTCGTACTACTATCGAGTTGATTATAAAAAATCATATTCACCAAAACTGAAACATGTTTTTCGTGCAGCAATTACGGCTTTGCAGAGAATCGAATTTCTGTGCAAGTCAAATATTACAAAAGGATGTCTTCTTGATGTTGGTGCGGGGGGGGGAGTTTACCTATTTGTCTGGGAAAATGGGATTTGAATCAGAAGGAATTGAGCCAAGTATAGGCTACTCTGAGTATGCCAAGAATGAATACGGATGTAATGTCGTGACAGGAGAAATTGAAGACATTGACGGGAAGTTCGATGTAATTACTGTCTTCCACGTACTAGAGCATTTGCCTTTCCCGGTAAGAACATTCGAGAAATTCTATCATCTGCTTAATAAAAATGGGGTTCTATTTGTGGAAGTACCTTGGATCGAAACAATTGATGCATCTCCTCACAATATCTACTTTAAGGCTCACATATTTTATTATAGCGTTGATACGTTAATTTCATGCGCTTCTCAGTACTTTGATGTAGTAAAGGTGGACACAACATCAAATCTAAAAATACTGTTTAGAGCAAAAAATATTCCCACATCCATAGAACTACCAAACCCTT encodes:
- a CDS encoding SWF/SNF helicase family protein, which codes for LKVGYQYLHGGVPSIKRKDLLTNFREDKDCLVFLSTDAGGVGLNLQSASVLVNLDIPWNPAVLEQRIGRIHRLGQHKPVNVINFISRGTIEENLLGLLSFKKSVFEGVLDNGENIVFMGEGKLKQFMNSVAKMVEPVEQTQEPLSVEAPVTPQPNKGHENPPISPFLKEELADSPSLEADLNDLFKTGISFLEKLSQAISEGNSLKPALSSFIEKDKDTGKGYFKIPVPDEDTISKAVSAFGRLLQGLRK
- a CDS encoding class I SAM-dependent methyltransferase, producing MSGKMGFESEGIEPSIGYSEYAKNEYGCNVVTGEIEDIDGKFDVITVFHVLEHLPFPVRTFEKFYHLLNKNGVLFVEVPWIETIDASPHNIYFKAHIFYYSVDTLISCASQYFDVVKVDTTSNLKILFRAKNIPTSIELPNPSSIDAIKARLKTKGWFEYLFRGKGILKPIRKVVNAIKENRVKHLSGKQIIDNVISKNRNC